From Streptomyces sp. NBC_00370, a single genomic window includes:
- a CDS encoding HAD family hydrolase: METIVFDVGETLVRDDRYWASWADWLGVPRHTMSALAGAVTAQNREATDALRLIKPGMDVAEAYRARESAGRGEHLDESDLYPDVRPALAGLQALGVRVVLAGNQTVRAGELLRGLDLPVDLVATSAEWGAAKPLPEFFAHVVEVAQAPADRTLYVGDHPAYDLFPARRAGLRTAHLRRGPWGFLWADDPDVVEAADWRVNGLTELAAIVAE, from the coding sequence ATTGAAACCATCGTGTTCGACGTCGGCGAGACCCTCGTTCGCGACGACCGCTACTGGGCCTCCTGGGCCGACTGGCTGGGCGTTCCCCGGCACACCATGTCCGCTCTCGCCGGGGCGGTGACCGCGCAGAACAGGGAAGCGACCGACGCCCTGCGCCTGATCAAACCGGGTATGGACGTGGCCGAGGCGTACCGCGCGCGGGAGAGCGCGGGGCGCGGCGAGCATCTGGACGAGTCCGACCTCTACCCCGACGTACGCCCCGCGCTCGCCGGGCTCCAGGCGCTCGGTGTCCGGGTCGTCCTCGCGGGGAACCAGACGGTCAGGGCGGGCGAACTGCTGCGCGGCCTCGACCTGCCCGTCGACCTGGTCGCCACGTCGGCCGAGTGGGGCGCCGCCAAACCGCTGCCGGAGTTCTTCGCGCATGTCGTCGAGGTGGCACAGGCGCCGGCCGACCGGACGCTGTACGTCGGCGACCACCCCGCGTACGACCTGTTCCCCGCCCGCAGGGCCGGGCTGCGCACCGCGCATCTGCGGCGCGGGCCGTGGGGCTTCCTGTGGGCGGACGACCCGGATGTGGTCGAGGCGGCGGACTGGCGCGTCAACGGCCTGACGGAGCTGGCGGCCATCGTGGCGGAGTGA
- a CDS encoding metal ABC transporter permease — MGTSAGQVIAAPGWAGALTHPYFQHALLAGTAIAAASGLVGYFLVLRAQVFTGDALSHVSFTGALAALALGYDLRLGLFAATIAVALLLGTLGRGGRADDVAIGSVFSWILGLGVFFLTLYTTSRSAGNGGAGVNVLFGSVFGLSAGQALTAALVAAGICAAVVAIARPLLFASVDEAVAAARGVPVRLLGFVFLVLVGACAAEATQAVGSLLLLGMLAAPAGAAQRLTDRPYRALALSAGLAVAEMWAGLGLSYAVPGVPPSFGVMAAATAVYGAAYALGARGGARGSLRLPLTP, encoded by the coding sequence GTGGGCACGAGCGCCGGACAGGTCATCGCCGCGCCCGGCTGGGCCGGGGCGCTGACGCACCCGTACTTCCAGCACGCGCTGCTCGCCGGCACCGCCATCGCCGCCGCCTCGGGGCTCGTCGGCTACTTCCTCGTACTGCGCGCCCAGGTGTTCACCGGCGACGCGCTCAGCCATGTGTCCTTCACGGGCGCGCTCGCCGCGCTCGCCCTCGGCTACGACCTGCGGCTCGGCCTGTTCGCGGCGACCATCGCCGTCGCGCTGCTGCTCGGGACCCTGGGGCGCGGTGGCCGGGCCGACGACGTGGCCATCGGCTCCGTCTTCAGCTGGATCCTCGGCCTCGGCGTCTTCTTCCTCACCCTCTACACGACCTCGCGCAGCGCGGGGAACGGCGGCGCCGGGGTCAACGTCCTCTTCGGCTCGGTCTTCGGGCTCTCCGCGGGGCAGGCACTGACCGCTGCCCTGGTCGCCGCCGGTATCTGCGCGGCCGTCGTCGCCATCGCCCGGCCGCTGCTGTTCGCGTCCGTGGACGAGGCGGTCGCGGCGGCGCGCGGGGTGCCCGTACGGCTGCTGGGCTTCGTGTTCCTGGTGCTGGTGGGCGCGTGCGCGGCTGAGGCGACCCAGGCCGTCGGTTCGCTGCTGCTGCTCGGCATGCTCGCGGCGCCCGCCGGCGCGGCCCAGCGGCTCACCGACCGGCCGTACCGCGCGCTCGCCCTGTCGGCCGGGCTCGCCGTCGCCGAGATGTGGGCCGGGCTCGGGCTGAGTTACGCGGTGCCCGGCGTGCCGCCGAGCTTCGGCGTCATGGCGGCGGCCACGGCGGTGTACGGCGCGGCGTACGCCCTCGGCGCACGGGGCGGCGCGCGCGGTTCGCTGCGCCTTCCGCTTACGCCGTAG
- a CDS encoding helix-turn-helix domain-containing protein, whose protein sequence is MSEPRSAPTIGQLVLSRQLRALRENAGFSREKAAKLLRVTVGTVRRMEMAEVSLKIPYVQTLLPAYGVADVDMETFLRLADEANQPGWWQRFYDVLPEWFSGYVSLEEAAMTIRCYEPHFVPGLLQTEAYAREVLIAGAMGRLDLDRVDRHVELRTRRQSLLTRSEDAPAFWAVLDETVLRRTVGSPAVMREQVERLLEATELPNVTLQIAEFAAGHHAGTYSPFVLFRFAVPELPDMVYIEYLTGALYLDEPDEVAGHMEAMDRMVAHAETAARTKQILTALRKEL, encoded by the coding sequence GTGAGCGAGCCCAGGTCGGCTCCGACGATCGGTCAGCTCGTGCTCAGCAGGCAGTTACGTGCCTTGCGCGAGAACGCGGGCTTCAGCCGTGAGAAGGCGGCCAAGCTGCTGCGGGTGACCGTCGGGACGGTGCGCCGGATGGAGATGGCGGAGGTCTCGCTGAAGATTCCGTATGTCCAGACCTTGCTGCCCGCCTACGGTGTCGCCGACGTCGACATGGAGACCTTTCTGCGGCTGGCGGACGAGGCGAACCAGCCGGGCTGGTGGCAGCGGTTCTACGACGTACTGCCCGAGTGGTTCAGCGGCTATGTCAGCCTCGAAGAGGCCGCGATGACGATCCGCTGCTACGAGCCGCACTTCGTGCCGGGACTGCTCCAGACCGAGGCGTACGCACGCGAGGTGCTGATCGCCGGCGCGATGGGCCGGCTGGACCTGGACCGCGTCGACCGCCATGTCGAACTGCGCACCCGGCGCCAGTCCCTGCTGACCCGATCCGAGGACGCGCCCGCGTTCTGGGCGGTACTGGACGAGACGGTCCTGCGCAGGACGGTCGGTTCGCCGGCGGTCATGCGCGAACAGGTGGAACGGCTCCTGGAGGCCACGGAACTGCCGAATGTGACCCTGCAGATAGCCGAGTTCGCCGCCGGCCACCACGCGGGGACGTACAGCCCCTTCGTACTCTTCCGCTTCGCCGTGCCCGAATTGCCCGACATGGTGTACATCGAGTATCTGACGGGCGCGCTCTATCTCGACGAGCCGGACGAGGTCGCGGGACACATGGAGGCCATGGACCGCATGGTCGCCCACGCGGAGACCGCCGCCCGCACGAAGCAGATCCTGACCGCCCTCCGCAAAGAGCTCTGA
- a CDS encoding ABC transporter ATP-binding protein, whose translation MADGTAGGRSLADSARQPLLRLRGAARSYGSRLALAPVDLTLERGECVALVGANGSGKSTLLRLASGREQPTAGRVEFDGRKMREEDPTTRARVAVVGDTVACYPDLTARAHLLLVAIAQGVGDEAGEWADRALADRGLGAHADSYPSALSSGQLQSLLLATAFVRPRELLILDEPEQRLDPGARGRLAEQLRAEKEDGVAVLVATHHTDLALRTADRVVVLDEGRVLNSGDPAAVLAELTL comes from the coding sequence ATGGCCGACGGGACAGCAGGGGGCAGGAGCCTCGCCGACAGTGCCCGGCAGCCGCTGCTGCGGCTGCGGGGTGCCGCGCGCAGTTACGGGAGCCGGCTGGCGCTCGCGCCCGTCGATCTCACGCTGGAGCGCGGTGAGTGCGTGGCGCTCGTCGGTGCGAACGGGTCCGGCAAGTCCACCCTGCTGCGGCTGGCGTCGGGCCGGGAGCAGCCGACGGCGGGGCGGGTCGAGTTCGACGGGCGGAAGATGCGCGAGGAGGACCCGACCACCCGCGCGCGGGTTGCCGTGGTCGGTGACACCGTCGCCTGTTACCCCGATCTCACGGCGCGGGCGCATCTGCTGCTGGTGGCCATCGCACAGGGCGTCGGCGACGAGGCGGGGGAGTGGGCCGACCGGGCGCTCGCCGACCGGGGGCTCGGGGCGCACGCCGACAGTTACCCTTCAGCGCTGTCCTCGGGCCAGCTCCAGTCCCTGCTGCTGGCCACCGCCTTCGTCCGGCCGCGCGAGCTGCTCATCCTCGACGAGCCGGAACAGCGCCTCGACCCCGGCGCCCGTGGCCGGCTGGCCGAGCAGCTGCGGGCCGAGAAGGAGGACGGGGTCGCCGTGCTCGTCGCCACCCACCACACGGATCTGGCCCTGCGGACGGCGGACCGGGTGGTCGTCCTGGACGAGGGCAGAGTGCTCAACTCCGGCGACCCCGCCGCCGTCCTGGCCGAGCTGACCCTGTGA
- a CDS encoding PP2C family protein-serine/threonine phosphatase — translation MLGSRKTPAARRVQRADGDQSPRARWIVRCMPAFVIFVGVVFDSATPTRFTASPFFAAAPLVAAPFFTLTGTLLTGTAAVAIDIVLRVFGDGLFRLQAFTELLTILVVSVLALAINRIVRRTNERLTSARIIAETAQRAVLPTPADRIGGLHIAARYEAAQEGAFIGGDLFAVQDTPHGVRLVVGDVRGKGLGAVETVSVVIGAFREAAEQESSLEGVAQRLERAMTREGARRGTIDLFEGFTTAVLAEIPHGKDVVRLINRGHPEPLMLFADGAALMLSPTEFALPLGMAELGGWPDRADEIDYPTGATLLFYTDGLSEARDRQGVFYDPRGRLDGVIFPGPDELLDAMIGDVRVHTGGGPNDDMALLAVSRPAEGQPERRRTMPVVP, via the coding sequence ATGCTTGGGAGCCGTAAGACTCCGGCAGCGCGCAGAGTGCAACGCGCGGACGGCGACCAGAGCCCCCGCGCGCGCTGGATCGTGCGCTGTATGCCGGCTTTCGTCATCTTCGTCGGGGTCGTCTTCGACTCGGCGACCCCCACCCGCTTCACCGCGTCCCCCTTCTTCGCCGCGGCCCCGCTGGTCGCCGCGCCCTTCTTCACCCTGACGGGCACCCTGCTGACGGGCACCGCCGCCGTGGCGATCGACATCGTGCTGCGCGTCTTCGGGGACGGGCTCTTCAGACTCCAGGCGTTCACCGAGCTGCTGACGATCCTGGTGGTCTCCGTCCTCGCGCTCGCCATCAACCGCATCGTCCGCCGCACCAACGAGCGGCTGACCTCTGCCCGGATCATCGCCGAGACGGCCCAGCGCGCCGTCCTGCCGACGCCCGCCGACCGGATCGGCGGGCTGCACATCGCCGCGCGGTACGAGGCGGCGCAGGAGGGCGCGTTCATCGGGGGAGACCTGTTCGCCGTACAGGACACCCCGCACGGCGTACGGCTGGTCGTCGGCGACGTGCGGGGCAAGGGGCTCGGGGCCGTCGAGACGGTGTCCGTGGTCATCGGCGCCTTCCGGGAGGCGGCGGAGCAGGAGAGCTCGCTGGAGGGGGTCGCGCAGCGGCTGGAGCGCGCCATGACCCGCGAGGGCGCGCGGCGCGGCACCATCGATCTCTTCGAGGGGTTCACCACCGCCGTGCTGGCCGAGATCCCGCACGGCAAGGACGTCGTGCGGCTGATCAACCGGGGGCACCCCGAGCCGCTGATGCTGTTCGCCGACGGCGCCGCGCTGATGCTCTCGCCGACCGAGTTCGCGCTGCCGCTGGGGATGGCCGAGCTGGGCGGGTGGCCGGACCGCGCCGACGAGATCGACTACCCGACGGGCGCGACGCTGCTCTTCTACACGGACGGCCTCTCCGAGGCGCGTGACCGGCAGGGCGTCTTCTACGACCCGCGCGGCCGGCTGGACGGGGTGATCTTCCCGGGGCCCGACGAACTGCTCGACGCGATGATCGGCGACGTACGGGTGCACACGGGCGGCGGCCCCAACGACGACATGGCGCTGCTCGCGGTCAGCAGGCCGGCGGAGGGGCAGCCCGAGCGGCGCAGAACGATGCCGGTCGTGCCGTAG
- a CDS encoding M23 family metallopeptidase produces the protein MASNKPAPEASLETSPFGGLATEAPPDGAWGDWNPTGEWNPTEESVLPVRGRHRVAKQRNGLARSSTVLGVGVIAAVGAGGIATAQEKPAVSISLPDAITDHIPDAKSLPGVSALLPDETEPNILASAPLGGTDLVASSAVQHGATAGGDAGEALRARILQQAEHQQAEADQAAQAAAETTAAKQAEAEAKKQQTEAQKKVEEAKQKAEEAAKKKAEELRLAKLASSYTLPVASYTITSTFGEAGSMWASGYHTGLDFAAPTGTPIKAIHSATVKSAGWAGSYGYRTVLELEDGTELWFCHQSSMTVTAGQKVTTGDVIGRVGATGNVTGPHLHLEVHTPDGTGIDPNGWLQARGINP, from the coding sequence GTGGCGTCCAACAAGCCTGCCCCCGAGGCCTCCCTCGAAACATCTCCCTTCGGCGGCCTCGCCACCGAAGCCCCGCCGGACGGGGCCTGGGGCGACTGGAATCCCACCGGTGAGTGGAATCCCACCGAGGAGTCCGTCCTCCCGGTACGCGGCAGGCATCGCGTCGCCAAGCAGCGCAACGGACTCGCCCGCAGCTCCACGGTCCTCGGTGTCGGTGTCATCGCCGCCGTCGGCGCCGGCGGTATCGCCACGGCGCAGGAGAAGCCCGCGGTCTCCATCTCGCTGCCGGACGCGATAACCGACCACATCCCGGACGCCAAGTCGCTGCCCGGTGTGAGCGCGCTGCTGCCGGACGAGACCGAGCCGAACATCCTGGCCAGCGCCCCCCTCGGCGGCACGGACCTGGTGGCGAGCTCCGCGGTCCAGCACGGCGCGACCGCCGGCGGCGACGCGGGCGAGGCCCTGCGGGCCCGGATCCTCCAGCAGGCCGAGCACCAGCAGGCGGAGGCCGACCAGGCGGCCCAGGCGGCCGCCGAGACCACCGCGGCGAAGCAGGCCGAGGCCGAGGCGAAGAAGCAGCAGACCGAGGCCCAGAAGAAGGTCGAAGAGGCGAAGCAGAAGGCGGAGGAAGCGGCCAAGAAGAAGGCCGAGGAGCTCCGGCTCGCGAAGCTCGCCTCCAGCTACACCCTCCCCGTCGCCTCGTACACGATCACCTCCACCTTCGGTGAGGCCGGCTCCATGTGGGCCTCCGGCTACCACACGGGACTGGACTTCGCCGCGCCCACGGGCACCCCGATCAAGGCCATCCACAGCGCTACCGTCAAGTCGGCCGGCTGGGCCGGCTCGTACGGCTACCGCACGGTCCTGGAGCTGGAGGACGGCACGGAGCTGTGGTTCTGCCACCAGTCCTCGATGACCGTCACAGCGGGCCAGAAGGTCACCACCGGCGATGTGATCGGCCGCGTCGGCGCGACCGGCAACGTGACCGGGCCGCATCTGCACCTTGAGGTGCACACCCCGGACGGCACCGGTATCGACCCGAACGGATGGCTGCAGGCCAGGGGCATCAACCCCTGA